In one window of Syngnathus scovelli strain Florida chromosome 22, RoL_Ssco_1.2, whole genome shotgun sequence DNA:
- the kiaa0930 gene encoding uncharacterized protein KIAA0930 homolog isoform X4 yields MCCVKDDRIVFWTWMFSTYFMEKCAPRQDDMLFYVRRKLAYVDADDGKKVEVEVYRRDSKKLPGLGDPDIDWEESVYLNLVLQKLDYVVTCAVCTRSDAGDIHVHKKKCQEVFASPSKHAMDSKGEESKISYPNIFFMIDNFDEVFCDMSVGEGEMVCVELVASDKTDTFQGVIFQGSIRYEALRKVYDNRVSVAAKMAQRMSFGFYKFNNMEFVRMKGPQGKGHAEMAVSRVPDGADERCERDECSAPAHDRVTSFSTPPTPERNRPSFFSPALRRKLPRHKMAEMKKSHSANDSEELFREDDDQELCGGNLRSRSLSGTGRSLVGSWLKLNHVDDSFPLFSHLTYVTLPLHRITADILEVRQKPILMT; encoded by the exons ATGT GCTGCGTGAAGGATGACCGCATCGTGTTCTGGACGTGGATGTTCTCGACGTACTTCATGGAGAAGTGTGCCCCGCGCCAGGACGACATGCTGTTCTACGTTCGCAGGAAGTTGGCCTACGTGGACGCTGACGATGGCAAGAAG GTGGAGGTGGAAGTTTACAGGCGAGACTCCAAGAAGCTTCCGGGCCTCGGGGACCCCGACATCGACTGGGAGGAGAGCGTCTACCTCAACCTGGTCCTGCAGAAG CTTGACTACGTGGTGACGTGCGCCGTGTGCACGCGCTCGGACGCCGGCGACATCCACGTGCACAAGAAGAAATGTCAG GAAGTGTTTGCGTCTCCCAGCAAGCACGCCATGGACAGCAAAGGGGAGGAGTCAAAGATCAGCTACCCAAACATCTTCTTCATGATTGACAACTTTGATGAG GTGTTTTGTGACATGAGCGTGGGCGAGGGCGAGATGGTGTGTGTGGAGCTGGTGGCCAGCGACAAGACCGACACCTTCCAGGGGGTCATCTTCCAGGGCTCCATCCGCTACGAGGCCCTGCGGAAGGTCTACGACAACCGG GTCAGCGTGGCGGCCAAGATGGCGCAGCGGATGTCGTTCGGCTTCTACAAGTTCAACAACATGGAGTTTGTGCGCATGAAGGGGCCGCAGGGCAAAGGTCACGCCGAGATGGCCGTCAGCAGGGTGCCCGACGGAGCGGATGAGCGCTGCGAGCGGGACGAGTGCAGCGCGCCGGCGCACGACAGG GTGACCTCGTTCAGCACGCCGCCGACCCCCGAGAGGAACCGTCCGTCGTTTTTTTCGCCGGCGCTACGACGCAAGCTCCCGCGGCACAAAATGGCCGAGATGAAGAAATCGCACTCGGCCAACGACAGCGAGGAGCTTTTCCGGGAGGACGACGACCAAG AGCTCTGCGGCGGCAACCTGCGCTCGCGCTCGTTGTCGGGGACGGGCCGCTCGCTGGTGGGATCGTGGCTCAAGCTGAACCACGTTGACGACTCCTTCCCGCTCTTCTCCCACCTCACCTACGTTACGCTGCCGCTGCACCGCATCACCGCCG ACATCTTGGAGGTGCGTCAGAAGCCCATCCTGATGACGTAG
- the kiaa0930 gene encoding uncharacterized protein KIAA0930 homolog isoform X1 has product MASLAGSSDAKAAELDASLRQMLKAIADERNRLNARQELSGLGCVKDDRIVFWTWMFSTYFMEKCAPRQDDMLFYVRRKLAYVDADDGKKVEVEVYRRDSKKLPGLGDPDIDWEESVYLNLVLQKLDYVVTCAVCTRSDAGDIHVHKKKCQEVFASPSKHAMDSKGEESKISYPNIFFMIDNFDEVFCDMSVGEGEMVCVELVASDKTDTFQGVIFQGSIRYEALRKVYDNRVSVAAKMAQRMSFGFYKFNNMEFVRMKGPQGKGHAEMAVSRVPDGADERCERDECSAPAHDRVTSFSTPPTPERNRPSFFSPALRRKLPRHKMAEMKKSHSANDSEELFREDDDQELCGGNLRSRSLSGTGRSLVGSWLKLNHVDDSFPLFSHLTYVTLPLHRITADILEVRQKPILMT; this is encoded by the exons ATGGCGTCACTAGCGGGCTCGAGTGATGCCAAGGCCGCCGAACTGGACGCGTCTCTGCGCCAGATGCTCAAGGCCATAGCAGACGAACGCAACCGACTCAACGCCCGTCAGGAGCTCAGCGGCCTCG GCTGCGTGAAGGATGACCGCATCGTGTTCTGGACGTGGATGTTCTCGACGTACTTCATGGAGAAGTGTGCCCCGCGCCAGGACGACATGCTGTTCTACGTTCGCAGGAAGTTGGCCTACGTGGACGCTGACGATGGCAAGAAG GTGGAGGTGGAAGTTTACAGGCGAGACTCCAAGAAGCTTCCGGGCCTCGGGGACCCCGACATCGACTGGGAGGAGAGCGTCTACCTCAACCTGGTCCTGCAGAAG CTTGACTACGTGGTGACGTGCGCCGTGTGCACGCGCTCGGACGCCGGCGACATCCACGTGCACAAGAAGAAATGTCAG GAAGTGTTTGCGTCTCCCAGCAAGCACGCCATGGACAGCAAAGGGGAGGAGTCAAAGATCAGCTACCCAAACATCTTCTTCATGATTGACAACTTTGATGAG GTGTTTTGTGACATGAGCGTGGGCGAGGGCGAGATGGTGTGTGTGGAGCTGGTGGCCAGCGACAAGACCGACACCTTCCAGGGGGTCATCTTCCAGGGCTCCATCCGCTACGAGGCCCTGCGGAAGGTCTACGACAACCGG GTCAGCGTGGCGGCCAAGATGGCGCAGCGGATGTCGTTCGGCTTCTACAAGTTCAACAACATGGAGTTTGTGCGCATGAAGGGGCCGCAGGGCAAAGGTCACGCCGAGATGGCCGTCAGCAGGGTGCCCGACGGAGCGGATGAGCGCTGCGAGCGGGACGAGTGCAGCGCGCCGGCGCACGACAGG GTGACCTCGTTCAGCACGCCGCCGACCCCCGAGAGGAACCGTCCGTCGTTTTTTTCGCCGGCGCTACGACGCAAGCTCCCGCGGCACAAAATGGCCGAGATGAAGAAATCGCACTCGGCCAACGACAGCGAGGAGCTTTTCCGGGAGGACGACGACCAAG AGCTCTGCGGCGGCAACCTGCGCTCGCGCTCGTTGTCGGGGACGGGCCGCTCGCTGGTGGGATCGTGGCTCAAGCTGAACCACGTTGACGACTCCTTCCCGCTCTTCTCCCACCTCACCTACGTTACGCTGCCGCTGCACCGCATCACCGCCG ACATCTTGGAGGTGCGTCAGAAGCCCATCCTGATGACGTAG
- the kiaa0930 gene encoding uncharacterized protein KIAA0930 homolog isoform X3, which translates to MASLAGSSDAKAAELDASLRQMLKAIADERNRLNARQELSGLGCVKDDRIVFWTWMFSTYFMEKCAPRQDDMLFYVRRKLAYVDADDGKKVEVEVYRRDSKKLPGLGDPDIDWEESVYLNLVLQKLDYVVTCAVCTRSDAGDIHVHKKKCQEVFASPSKHAMDSKGEESKISYPNIFFMIDNFDEVFCDMSVGEGEMVCVELVASDKTDTFQGVIFQGSIRYEALRKVYDNRGPQGKGHAEMAVSRVPDGADERCERDECSAPAHDRVTSFSTPPTPERNRPSFFSPALRRKLPRHKMAEMKKSHSANDSEELFREDDDQELCGGNLRSRSLSGTGRSLVGSWLKLNHVDDSFPLFSHLTYVTLPLHRITADILEVRQKPILMT; encoded by the exons ATGGCGTCACTAGCGGGCTCGAGTGATGCCAAGGCCGCCGAACTGGACGCGTCTCTGCGCCAGATGCTCAAGGCCATAGCAGACGAACGCAACCGACTCAACGCCCGTCAGGAGCTCAGCGGCCTCG GCTGCGTGAAGGATGACCGCATCGTGTTCTGGACGTGGATGTTCTCGACGTACTTCATGGAGAAGTGTGCCCCGCGCCAGGACGACATGCTGTTCTACGTTCGCAGGAAGTTGGCCTACGTGGACGCTGACGATGGCAAGAAG GTGGAGGTGGAAGTTTACAGGCGAGACTCCAAGAAGCTTCCGGGCCTCGGGGACCCCGACATCGACTGGGAGGAGAGCGTCTACCTCAACCTGGTCCTGCAGAAG CTTGACTACGTGGTGACGTGCGCCGTGTGCACGCGCTCGGACGCCGGCGACATCCACGTGCACAAGAAGAAATGTCAG GAAGTGTTTGCGTCTCCCAGCAAGCACGCCATGGACAGCAAAGGGGAGGAGTCAAAGATCAGCTACCCAAACATCTTCTTCATGATTGACAACTTTGATGAG GTGTTTTGTGACATGAGCGTGGGCGAGGGCGAGATGGTGTGTGTGGAGCTGGTGGCCAGCGACAAGACCGACACCTTCCAGGGGGTCATCTTCCAGGGCTCCATCCGCTACGAGGCCCTGCGGAAGGTCTACGACAACCGG GGGCCGCAGGGCAAAGGTCACGCCGAGATGGCCGTCAGCAGGGTGCCCGACGGAGCGGATGAGCGCTGCGAGCGGGACGAGTGCAGCGCGCCGGCGCACGACAGG GTGACCTCGTTCAGCACGCCGCCGACCCCCGAGAGGAACCGTCCGTCGTTTTTTTCGCCGGCGCTACGACGCAAGCTCCCGCGGCACAAAATGGCCGAGATGAAGAAATCGCACTCGGCCAACGACAGCGAGGAGCTTTTCCGGGAGGACGACGACCAAG AGCTCTGCGGCGGCAACCTGCGCTCGCGCTCGTTGTCGGGGACGGGCCGCTCGCTGGTGGGATCGTGGCTCAAGCTGAACCACGTTGACGACTCCTTCCCGCTCTTCTCCCACCTCACCTACGTTACGCTGCCGCTGCACCGCATCACCGCCG ACATCTTGGAGGTGCGTCAGAAGCCCATCCTGATGACGTAG
- the kiaa0930 gene encoding uncharacterized protein KIAA0930 homolog isoform X2 has translation MASPAALVTSAPDDRFNACSFHVCARAPAPCLCVRAKEWGCVKDDRIVFWTWMFSTYFMEKCAPRQDDMLFYVRRKLAYVDADDGKKVEVEVYRRDSKKLPGLGDPDIDWEESVYLNLVLQKLDYVVTCAVCTRSDAGDIHVHKKKCQEVFASPSKHAMDSKGEESKISYPNIFFMIDNFDEVFCDMSVGEGEMVCVELVASDKTDTFQGVIFQGSIRYEALRKVYDNRVSVAAKMAQRMSFGFYKFNNMEFVRMKGPQGKGHAEMAVSRVPDGADERCERDECSAPAHDRVTSFSTPPTPERNRPSFFSPALRRKLPRHKMAEMKKSHSANDSEELFREDDDQELCGGNLRSRSLSGTGRSLVGSWLKLNHVDDSFPLFSHLTYVTLPLHRITADILEVRQKPILMT, from the exons ATGGCGTCACCGGCTGCTCTTGTGACGTCAGCGCCCGACGACCGATTCAACGCGTGCTCGTTccacgtgtgtgcgcgcgcgccagCGCCCTGCTTATGTGTGAGAGCGAAAGAATGGG GCTGCGTGAAGGATGACCGCATCGTGTTCTGGACGTGGATGTTCTCGACGTACTTCATGGAGAAGTGTGCCCCGCGCCAGGACGACATGCTGTTCTACGTTCGCAGGAAGTTGGCCTACGTGGACGCTGACGATGGCAAGAAG GTGGAGGTGGAAGTTTACAGGCGAGACTCCAAGAAGCTTCCGGGCCTCGGGGACCCCGACATCGACTGGGAGGAGAGCGTCTACCTCAACCTGGTCCTGCAGAAG CTTGACTACGTGGTGACGTGCGCCGTGTGCACGCGCTCGGACGCCGGCGACATCCACGTGCACAAGAAGAAATGTCAG GAAGTGTTTGCGTCTCCCAGCAAGCACGCCATGGACAGCAAAGGGGAGGAGTCAAAGATCAGCTACCCAAACATCTTCTTCATGATTGACAACTTTGATGAG GTGTTTTGTGACATGAGCGTGGGCGAGGGCGAGATGGTGTGTGTGGAGCTGGTGGCCAGCGACAAGACCGACACCTTCCAGGGGGTCATCTTCCAGGGCTCCATCCGCTACGAGGCCCTGCGGAAGGTCTACGACAACCGG GTCAGCGTGGCGGCCAAGATGGCGCAGCGGATGTCGTTCGGCTTCTACAAGTTCAACAACATGGAGTTTGTGCGCATGAAGGGGCCGCAGGGCAAAGGTCACGCCGAGATGGCCGTCAGCAGGGTGCCCGACGGAGCGGATGAGCGCTGCGAGCGGGACGAGTGCAGCGCGCCGGCGCACGACAGG GTGACCTCGTTCAGCACGCCGCCGACCCCCGAGAGGAACCGTCCGTCGTTTTTTTCGCCGGCGCTACGACGCAAGCTCCCGCGGCACAAAATGGCCGAGATGAAGAAATCGCACTCGGCCAACGACAGCGAGGAGCTTTTCCGGGAGGACGACGACCAAG AGCTCTGCGGCGGCAACCTGCGCTCGCGCTCGTTGTCGGGGACGGGCCGCTCGCTGGTGGGATCGTGGCTCAAGCTGAACCACGTTGACGACTCCTTCCCGCTCTTCTCCCACCTCACCTACGTTACGCTGCCGCTGCACCGCATCACCGCCG ACATCTTGGAGGTGCGTCAGAAGCCCATCCTGATGACGTAG
- the fbxo7 gene encoding F-box only protein 7 isoform X3: protein MKLRIRICKQTSKVDLVGGPESTLKELMEHIRDVLLPGHGLGPDVTFGLSLNGAELLADTGQKLSSCGVVPGDLIRVLLPAGAAANSNDDSDDPRPGAGRPAGPVTVGPVAPTGAQTAAAAAAMTSSQPRTAAASPDAPPDQRARPTPATLSWEPMLCGEAGEGQAPLSLELLYRAAAVTCPADAIVVAAHLLMLETGFTPQVRNCIDRSVIPGGEAKPGEMPSGWRSSGGAYRLQYTHTLCERGAVTVVAVPMNPALVIEAILQVADSASMAAKVCVEPAGYVTEAWPGASAASAFTGLSRLSRVFKDQLVYPLIAATREALCLPAAFGLAALPPELLLLVLRLLDVTSVVRLSAVCRRLNAAASDAALWRHLVRRDFSDHKWQGETNWKELYKSFYKFRQKRGAVERPCSLPPFIHRPLFGPVPFAPPRVPGIIGGAYDQRPPALPHGARYDPIGPPLPHGERRRRSDPRPPLGGRAPPDVRRGFI, encoded by the exons ATGAAGTTGCGAATTCGCATCTGCAAGCAAACCAGCAAAGTGGACTTGGTGGGTGGTCCCGAGTCCACTTTGAAGGAGCTCATGGAGCACATCCGTGACGTCCTGCTGCCCGGACACGGACTCGG CCCAGACGTGACCTTTGGCCTTTCTCTCAACGGCGCCGAGCTCCTCGCTGACACGGGTCAGAAGTTGTCGTCGTGCGGCGTCGTCCCGGGTGATCTCATCCGCGTCTTGCTTCCCGCCGGCGCCGCAGCCAACAGCAACGACGACAGCGACGACCCTCGCCCTGGGGCCGGGCGCCCCGCCGGGCCCGTCACCGTGGGGCCCGTGGCCCCGACCGGCGCTCaaactgccgccgccgccgccgccatgacCTCCAGCCAG CCCCGTACGGCGGCCGCTTCTCCGGACGCCCCGCCGGACCAGCGTGCCCGCCCGACGCCGGCGACCCTCAGCTGGGAGCCCATGCTGTGCGGCGAGGCGGGCGAGGGTCAGGCGCCGCTGTCGCTGGAGCTGCTCTACCGCGCCGCGGCGGTCACCTGCCCCGCCGACGCCATTGTAGTGGCCGCTCACCTCCTGATGCTGGAGACGGGTTTCACGCCGCAGGTCAGAAACTGCATTGATAGGAGCGTGATCCCT GGCGGCGAGGCGAAGCCCGGCGAGATGCCGTCTGGATGGCGTTCGTCCGGCGGCGCCTACAGACTTCAGTACACGCACACGCTGTGCGAAAGGGGCGCAGTCACGGTGGTGGCGGTGCCCATGAACCCGGCGCTGGTCATCGAAG CCATTCTGCAGGTGGCCGACAGCGCCAGCATGGCGGCCAAAGTCTGCGTGGAGCCCGCCGGCTACGTGACCGAGGCCTGGCCAG GAGCGAGCGCGGCGTCCGCCTTCACCGGTCTGAGTCGCCTGTCGCGAGTGTTCAAGGACCAGCTGGTCTACCCGCTGATCGCCGCCACGCGCGAAG CTCTGTGTCTGCCGGCGGCGTTCGGCCTGGCCGCCCTTCCCCCCgagttgctgctgctggtgctgcgtCTGCTGGACGTGACCTCGGTGGTGCGTCTGTCGGCCGTCTGTCGACGTCTGAACGCCGCCGCCTCGGACGCCGCCCTCTGGAGGCACCTGGTGCGGCGCGACTTCAGCG ATCACAAGTGGCAGGGAGAGACCAACTGGAAGGAG CTGTACAAGAGCTTCTACAAGTTCCGGCAGAAGCGAGGCGCGGTGGAGCGCCCGTGCTCGCTCCCCCCCTTCATCCACCGCCCCCTGTTCGGGCCGGTCCCCTTCGCCCCCCCGCGCGTCCCCGGCATCATCGGCGGGGCCTACGACCAGAGACCGCCGGCCCTGCCCCACGGCGCGCGCTACGACCCCATCGGCCCGCCGCTGCCGCACGGCGAGCGCCGGCGGCGCAGCGACCCCCGGCCCCCATTGGGCGGCCGGGCGCCGCCCGACGTTCGCAGGGGCTTCATCTGA
- the fbxo7 gene encoding F-box only protein 7 isoform X2: MRRQPHISPARVRKPGSLSSSLTFISVPFGSSTRLQFLTMKLRIRICKQTSKVDLVGGPESTLKELMEHIRDVLLPGHGLGPDVTFGLSLNGAELLADTGQKLSSCGVVPGDLIRVLLPAGAAANSNDDSDDPRPGAGRPAGPVTVGPVAPTGAQTAAAAAAMTSSQPRTAAASPDAPPDQRARPTPATLSWEPMLCGEAGEGQAPLSLELLYRAAAVTCPADAIVVAAHLLMLETGFTPQGGEAKPGEMPSGWRSSGGAYRLQYTHTLCERGAVTVVAVPMNPALVIEAILQVADSASMAAKVCVEPAGYVTEAWPGASAASAFTGLSRLSRVFKDQLVYPLIAATREALCLPAAFGLAALPPELLLLVLRLLDVTSVVRLSAVCRRLNAAASDAALWRHLVRRDFSDHKWQGETNWKELYKSFYKFRQKRGAVERPCSLPPFIHRPLFGPVPFAPPRVPGIIGGAYDQRPPALPHGARYDPIGPPLPHGERRRRSDPRPPLGGRAPPDVRRGFI; the protein is encoded by the exons ATGAGAAGGCAGCCACACATTTCTCCAGCCAGAGTACGCAAGCCAGGTTCTCTTTCCTCTTCTTTGACTTTCATTTCAGTGCCGTTCGGCTCGTCCACAAGACTCCAGTTCTTGAC GATGAAGTTGCGAATTCGCATCTGCAAGCAAACCAGCAAAGTGGACTTGGTGGGTGGTCCCGAGTCCACTTTGAAGGAGCTCATGGAGCACATCCGTGACGTCCTGCTGCCCGGACACGGACTCGG CCCAGACGTGACCTTTGGCCTTTCTCTCAACGGCGCCGAGCTCCTCGCTGACACGGGTCAGAAGTTGTCGTCGTGCGGCGTCGTCCCGGGTGATCTCATCCGCGTCTTGCTTCCCGCCGGCGCCGCAGCCAACAGCAACGACGACAGCGACGACCCTCGCCCTGGGGCCGGGCGCCCCGCCGGGCCCGTCACCGTGGGGCCCGTGGCCCCGACCGGCGCTCaaactgccgccgccgccgccgccatgacCTCCAGCCAG CCCCGTACGGCGGCCGCTTCTCCGGACGCCCCGCCGGACCAGCGTGCCCGCCCGACGCCGGCGACCCTCAGCTGGGAGCCCATGCTGTGCGGCGAGGCGGGCGAGGGTCAGGCGCCGCTGTCGCTGGAGCTGCTCTACCGCGCCGCGGCGGTCACCTGCCCCGCCGACGCCATTGTAGTGGCCGCTCACCTCCTGATGCTGGAGACGGGTTTCACGCCGCAG GGCGGCGAGGCGAAGCCCGGCGAGATGCCGTCTGGATGGCGTTCGTCCGGCGGCGCCTACAGACTTCAGTACACGCACACGCTGTGCGAAAGGGGCGCAGTCACGGTGGTGGCGGTGCCCATGAACCCGGCGCTGGTCATCGAAG CCATTCTGCAGGTGGCCGACAGCGCCAGCATGGCGGCCAAAGTCTGCGTGGAGCCCGCCGGCTACGTGACCGAGGCCTGGCCAG GAGCGAGCGCGGCGTCCGCCTTCACCGGTCTGAGTCGCCTGTCGCGAGTGTTCAAGGACCAGCTGGTCTACCCGCTGATCGCCGCCACGCGCGAAG CTCTGTGTCTGCCGGCGGCGTTCGGCCTGGCCGCCCTTCCCCCCgagttgctgctgctggtgctgcgtCTGCTGGACGTGACCTCGGTGGTGCGTCTGTCGGCCGTCTGTCGACGTCTGAACGCCGCCGCCTCGGACGCCGCCCTCTGGAGGCACCTGGTGCGGCGCGACTTCAGCG ATCACAAGTGGCAGGGAGAGACCAACTGGAAGGAG CTGTACAAGAGCTTCTACAAGTTCCGGCAGAAGCGAGGCGCGGTGGAGCGCCCGTGCTCGCTCCCCCCCTTCATCCACCGCCCCCTGTTCGGGCCGGTCCCCTTCGCCCCCCCGCGCGTCCCCGGCATCATCGGCGGGGCCTACGACCAGAGACCGCCGGCCCTGCCCCACGGCGCGCGCTACGACCCCATCGGCCCGCCGCTGCCGCACGGCGAGCGCCGGCGGCGCAGCGACCCCCGGCCCCCATTGGGCGGCCGGGCGCCGCCCGACGTTCGCAGGGGCTTCATCTGA
- the fbxo7 gene encoding F-box only protein 7 isoform X1: protein MRRQPHISPARVRKPGSLSSSLTFISVPFGSSTRLQFLTMKLRIRICKQTSKVDLVGGPESTLKELMEHIRDVLLPGHGLGPDVTFGLSLNGAELLADTGQKLSSCGVVPGDLIRVLLPAGAAANSNDDSDDPRPGAGRPAGPVTVGPVAPTGAQTAAAAAAMTSSQPRTAAASPDAPPDQRARPTPATLSWEPMLCGEAGEGQAPLSLELLYRAAAVTCPADAIVVAAHLLMLETGFTPQVRNCIDRSVIPGGEAKPGEMPSGWRSSGGAYRLQYTHTLCERGAVTVVAVPMNPALVIEAILQVADSASMAAKVCVEPAGYVTEAWPGASAASAFTGLSRLSRVFKDQLVYPLIAATREALCLPAAFGLAALPPELLLLVLRLLDVTSVVRLSAVCRRLNAAASDAALWRHLVRRDFSDHKWQGETNWKELYKSFYKFRQKRGAVERPCSLPPFIHRPLFGPVPFAPPRVPGIIGGAYDQRPPALPHGARYDPIGPPLPHGERRRRSDPRPPLGGRAPPDVRRGFI, encoded by the exons ATGAGAAGGCAGCCACACATTTCTCCAGCCAGAGTACGCAAGCCAGGTTCTCTTTCCTCTTCTTTGACTTTCATTTCAGTGCCGTTCGGCTCGTCCACAAGACTCCAGTTCTTGAC GATGAAGTTGCGAATTCGCATCTGCAAGCAAACCAGCAAAGTGGACTTGGTGGGTGGTCCCGAGTCCACTTTGAAGGAGCTCATGGAGCACATCCGTGACGTCCTGCTGCCCGGACACGGACTCGG CCCAGACGTGACCTTTGGCCTTTCTCTCAACGGCGCCGAGCTCCTCGCTGACACGGGTCAGAAGTTGTCGTCGTGCGGCGTCGTCCCGGGTGATCTCATCCGCGTCTTGCTTCCCGCCGGCGCCGCAGCCAACAGCAACGACGACAGCGACGACCCTCGCCCTGGGGCCGGGCGCCCCGCCGGGCCCGTCACCGTGGGGCCCGTGGCCCCGACCGGCGCTCaaactgccgccgccgccgccgccatgacCTCCAGCCAG CCCCGTACGGCGGCCGCTTCTCCGGACGCCCCGCCGGACCAGCGTGCCCGCCCGACGCCGGCGACCCTCAGCTGGGAGCCCATGCTGTGCGGCGAGGCGGGCGAGGGTCAGGCGCCGCTGTCGCTGGAGCTGCTCTACCGCGCCGCGGCGGTCACCTGCCCCGCCGACGCCATTGTAGTGGCCGCTCACCTCCTGATGCTGGAGACGGGTTTCACGCCGCAGGTCAGAAACTGCATTGATAGGAGCGTGATCCCT GGCGGCGAGGCGAAGCCCGGCGAGATGCCGTCTGGATGGCGTTCGTCCGGCGGCGCCTACAGACTTCAGTACACGCACACGCTGTGCGAAAGGGGCGCAGTCACGGTGGTGGCGGTGCCCATGAACCCGGCGCTGGTCATCGAAG CCATTCTGCAGGTGGCCGACAGCGCCAGCATGGCGGCCAAAGTCTGCGTGGAGCCCGCCGGCTACGTGACCGAGGCCTGGCCAG GAGCGAGCGCGGCGTCCGCCTTCACCGGTCTGAGTCGCCTGTCGCGAGTGTTCAAGGACCAGCTGGTCTACCCGCTGATCGCCGCCACGCGCGAAG CTCTGTGTCTGCCGGCGGCGTTCGGCCTGGCCGCCCTTCCCCCCgagttgctgctgctggtgctgcgtCTGCTGGACGTGACCTCGGTGGTGCGTCTGTCGGCCGTCTGTCGACGTCTGAACGCCGCCGCCTCGGACGCCGCCCTCTGGAGGCACCTGGTGCGGCGCGACTTCAGCG ATCACAAGTGGCAGGGAGAGACCAACTGGAAGGAG CTGTACAAGAGCTTCTACAAGTTCCGGCAGAAGCGAGGCGCGGTGGAGCGCCCGTGCTCGCTCCCCCCCTTCATCCACCGCCCCCTGTTCGGGCCGGTCCCCTTCGCCCCCCCGCGCGTCCCCGGCATCATCGGCGGGGCCTACGACCAGAGACCGCCGGCCCTGCCCCACGGCGCGCGCTACGACCCCATCGGCCCGCCGCTGCCGCACGGCGAGCGCCGGCGGCGCAGCGACCCCCGGCCCCCATTGGGCGGCCGGGCGCCGCCCGACGTTCGCAGGGGCTTCATCTGA